The Setaria viridis chromosome 9, Setaria_viridis_v4.0, whole genome shotgun sequence sequence GTTCATACTAAGATAGTGTAAACAACTCTGAACTTCAACAGGATTAAGGGGTACGTAAGGGATGCAAATGTGCCTCCATTGGTCCGTACAGGAACTCAAAGGGGAGCTCTTGCGCCCATACAGGTCGGAGTGTGTGCAGCCACATTGAGATCTCACAAATCCGTATGAAAAGATGAGCTGCCATTGGACGACCCAACCTTATCGTCCCAATACTTCTTGTTGGTTTTGAGGTGTTCTCTTTTGGTTACTTTGACTTGAACACTACTCCCTCAAGGCGTTCATTGAATTTGCTATGCCAATGGCGGAAAAACTATCCGTGTTCCGATCGCGGTACGCACAAGTGGCCTAAGATTGGGGTTCCACACATTGTTTGATCCCACAATATTGCATCTTCCCATACATCAATTGGTGAATGTTCGAGTTCTCAGCCATAATGCTAGCGGCATTACACCTTTTTCCTTCATAAAGTTGTCTCCTATTGTTCTATGTTACTAGGTATCCAGGAGAAGAGTCTAACAAGGAAAATACCCTCAATACATCATCATGCTCATATTCATATAACCAGCCAATTGGCTCGTTGCATCCGAGATAATTCTAACAGTTCAGGAATTGTGCCGATGAAGGATTATCTCATTTAAACATAGACGTCATAGATTACTGTATATATCCTCCAAACAACATGTCACTATCACTAACAAAAGCTTATGGTTAAACTGTCTGGATTAACCCGGGATATAACCATGTGTCTTccatgggcttcatctaggctCAATATGTAGACATATAGATAGGGTATAGTGACCTCCAGCTCCAAATGGCGGCTCAACAAAGCTAACACTAAGCAACGAGACATCACAAACTCGATCAAGATTAATTTGATCCCACCATGCAAACATGCACTTCGAGGTTGCTAACAGCCGGCGCATCTCGGTGAATCGGGATCAGATCGCGACCGTCGGATCTGCATCAAGGGGTCAACAAGCCGGGGACACGGTGCTGACAGCCCTCCACTCTTTAGGGCTGGCTTTCCTCCGCTTGTATGGGACAAAGCGCTGCCAGCTCCATAATTGCAATTAGAATACCTGATGAGCTATAGTTAGTGTTAGTCTCGGTGTGAAAGTTGCGTGTGCTTTGGTACTGTTGGCCTACTAGCATCTCGCCACTAAGCAATGCCGTACTTTGTGTTGCAATAAGGACGTGGGAAATGTGATGCAAGTACTGACTTCTTTTCTGAATGCTTCGAGCTTTATGGATCACTTAAATAACTGCAATAGTACGTTCGTCTTGTATCATTTTACCATAAATTAATCAGATTATATTGTCCAATGATTTAGAGAGTACTTAGTGTAGGTCCTCTATTAATTTCCAGCTTAGGTGTTGTTGAAGCCTCTAAAGCAGTGATCTTCAGGTTCTAGGCTAGCTATAGTTGGTTGTTCACTAGAATGTCGAGACGACTCATGTTTTCGTCTGGTAAATCAGCGCCATCCTTTTTTAGGCTGACCACCTGACTTAACTTTTAGCATGCTGCTCACAGCGCTTGGCAGTGGTTCATCGCACTGGTGCTGTCATGGCTTCACTGAAACTGCGTATGGTCAACATTGCACAGGGGCATGAGATCCAACCAACAAATTACATTTGCACGTCGGATCGTCCACCAGAAGAGAGTTACACAGCACTGTAACCTCCATTGCAGCATGAGCAGAAATAAAAATATCCTGTTTCAACTAACTTGCCAGTACATAGCAAAATAACCCGCTCTTCAGCTGCACTGCATTGACTTTATTCgtagaaaaacacaaccacaaaTGAACTCTAGATCCAAGGAATTCAAAGGTTGGTTTGCCGAATAGAATGAAGCCAACTATGATAAGTAAACTGCGTATGAACAATAACCAGTAAGGCTCCCAACACTGGTTGTGTTCTCAGAGTTGAAAGAACAAACAAGTACTACCTCTGAAGCTTAAAATCGGACAAATGGCTAGCCATTGTTATTAAAGAAAGAAATTGAAACTGCGAACACATATTAACGGAATACTGGGAACCTCTCCACCCACCTCTACAAAAAAAGGGATTTTGTTCGCATGCACTTCGAAGTGCTAACTCCAGAGTAACACACATCGTCACATCAAACAATCAGATTGCCTGTCTATCTGACCAGTTCTTGCCGATTCTTCAGCACACGTTGCTTGTGCCGCTGTTCGTAGTATGCCTGCAACGATGTTCAGACAGCTGAATAATGATCCATCCCCTTCGTGTCGTCCTACGCGTCTAGTTAAGCTGCAACGGCAACTCGTCCAAGCTCCTGATCCCCGACAAGCAGTACGTGACGTCCATCCATGGCGCTCGTCCACGTCGAGCTTTCCTGCAGTTGCAAAAAGAGAAACCAACATTCAGTTATCTGCCTGTCTGTGAAGAGGAGGAACAGAGATTGACTTCGTCCCCCTCCACTCTGTAATGTTTGCTGGATCCTCAACCAGAGCGTATCCCACTCGCCAATCCGTTCCCCCGGCTCCCCTCGCGCGCCGCTCACGGTCCAAGCTCCTCCGGTGATGCTGCCGCCGACATCGAGGCGGCGGCACGTCGGGAGCTGGTTGACCTGATACTAGTCGGCAAGACAGCTAGCGCGtgggtggacggcggcgcatcCTGGCTTGGGCTGCGTTGCAGCGTGGGCTGGCTGCAGGGTGATTCGAGGTCAGCGACTCAGAGGGTTGCTTTCCTGCTCCGGCCGAAGCTTCTTCAGTTCTTTGATCGAAAATGGTGCGAAGAATTAGCAAGATGATAGGACCTGCTTGTGAATTGCATGTCCTAATGGATGTAAAGTCCTCGTCTCTGTTCATGGTGAACTgcaaggggaaggggaaggagtaaTCAGATCGATCGTGGGCCGGGACGGGGGGCTGAAATGGCAGCCCATGTCGTCTGGTAGTATTTACTTAGCAAAATAGAGCCCATGACAAACTCTTAAAAAAGAAAGCCAATTATCAATTGAACCCAATGAAACTCGATGTGCAATGCTTAATACTTCCCCCTTTCTTTGAAAATTCAAATCGGAATCCAAATTACAATGCCGAATCGCCAATGCAAACACGTAAGCACAATTACAACGCACACAGCCTCACCATACCACCGCGCGATCATCACGTACACGAGCAAGAAATTTAAAAACCTCTACAGCACGCAGATGGGCAGGtcgagcggcggcgccatggtggCCTCGAGCTCGGACCCGCCGTTCTCCACCAGCAGCGCCATGGCGAGCCCCCCCGTGAGGTGCGCGTCGATATGGCAGTGCACCAGCCACACCCCGGGGTTGTCGGCCACGAACCGCACCACGGCCCACCCGCCGACGGGCACGCCGATGGTGTTCCGGCTCGGCGGGTCCACCAGGTTGAACTTGGCGGCGTCCCGCCGCGGGTCGTAGTTGCCGAACCCCGTGGCCAGCACGTAGAAGTGGTACCCGTGGATGTGCATCGGGTGCTCCTCGGCGGCGAAGATGCCCGTGTCCTGGAACACGATCTGCACCACCGCGCCGTACCTGACGCGGTACAGCTTCGTGCCCTTCACGGGCTGCCACAGCGGGCGCGGGATGTTCTGGGACGTGAAGTCGAAGAACACCGGCGGGAACGACGGGAAGTCGTCAGTGAACACGCCGGGGATGTGGTGGTAGTGCGCCTGGAGCAGGGAGACGGTGTTGGGGAGCTGGAACGAGACGTTGTTCATGCTAGCGCCGAACCGGGTGTTGTTGGGGCCCTGGCAGAAGGGGCCGGGGTGGCAGTTGAAGAGGCCGAACCCCACGGTGGTGAAGAGCTCCTGGGTCACCGGGCCCGGCACCTTCACCGGATGCGGGCTCCGGAGGCTGTTGGAGAAGGCGGTCGCCGTGTTCGTGTCGTTGAACGCCGGCAGGAACGGGAGCATCGGCTGCGGACCGGTGCGGCCTGGGTGGCCGGAGGACCTGGATGACCGGCCTACCGGGCCGTTGAAGGTGTTGCCGCCCatgccggcgccggctccggctccggccccTGCACTGGCTGTGGTGGTGGGGCAGCCAGGGGCGTTCTTGTACTGGaagatggcggtggcggtggtgttgTCGAAGGGGACGCCCTGGGCGGAGGcgtaggcgcgcgcggcgaggtAGTACCGGCCCGGGGCGGCGTGCGCCGTGACGAGGACGTCGGTGGTCTGGCCGGGGCCGAGGAGGATGACGGTGGTCTCGAACGGCTTGGTGTAcatggcgtcggcggcgaccaCGGTCATCTTGTGGCCGGCGAGGCTGACGAAGAGCTCGGTGTTCATGGCCGCGTTGATGATGCGCAGCAGGCTCGTCTCGCCGGCAACCACAGGGATGATGCTCGTCTCTGCATTGACGTGACATATGCATGCGTTGCACGCGAAGATAATTAGTTGGTGAGGCTAGTGGAGAAAACATGCATCACAATCTGCTAGTCAAAGCGGGTGATATCATATGCATGCTGAAATTGGTTAGAATGTTTCTACTTtgcatttgttttttgtttaattCACATCTGAAGATTGTCTCTTTGGTTTTGTCAGTTTGTATGGCAGAATATAAAAAGCAACCAGGGATTTATCTGCATGCCGTACGGTAAGAAGAGACCTGTGCTTGATAGATGCATGGATTGCTTCTTTCCAAACCAAAAGTTGCTTTGGTCGGTTTAACCAAATCTGGAATTTGTGTACTAGTGCTTGTTGAATCATTCATTACTGGTGAATTGttaattttcaaaaaagaaaactttcaAGATGTATCTGCACGCCGCTCTTGTTGACAACTTTGCTACTACAAATCAATCGACGCTCACCTTGGCTAGAGCAGGGAAGTAAGTCTCCGGGCTGGCCGTTGATGAGGAGGGCATCGGAGACGTTGGGCGGCGCGCCGGTGATCATGGACTGCCGGAGCACGGCGATGGGGTCCCTCCTCCACCACTCCGCTGCACAAAGACATGTTCTCACGTCAGAGAGAACAACGCCATGGCCATAGATCGAACAGAGGCTAGCACCAGAGGTCAGAGGAGATGATCGTGCAGCACGGGTGCTATCCATACCGAGGATGACGGGAAACTCGCTGTGGGGCTTGGGGAACGGGTAGGGGAGGCCCCTCCTGGGGTGGATGATGAGCGCGCCGTGCACGGTGGCGCGGAGCCAGGAGCTATGGGCGTGCCACCACAGCGTGCCCTCCTGGTCCTGGATGGTGAACCGGTACGTGTAGCTGCCGCCGGGGCGGATGGGGCACTGCGTCACGAACTCGGGCCCGTCAGCCCACCCGTTGCGCAGCTGCCGGAGGCCGTGCCAGTGCAGGGTCACGTTGTACCGCGCCAGGTTCACGGCCTTGATCGCCAGTGTGTCGCCGTTGTACACCTCGATCGTCGGCCCCGGGAACTGCCCGTTCACCGTGATGATCTTCTGGGAACTGCACAGCCTCTTCACTGGCGTCTCCTGGACCTGCAAGAACCAAGGGCCATAAACTATGAGCACCAAGCTTTCACAAATCACAACGCAGTGGTGTGCCTCTAATCGCATCAGGAATTCAAGATCAACAGCACTCACAACGAACTCGTAGAAGCGCTCCTCGGCGAGGGCGCCCCGGAGGAGGAAGCAGCAGAGCAGGAGAAAAGCGgaggagcagaggagcttcACGAGACCGGACCTCGCCATCGCGCCGGCAATGGCTGGCTTGGTTTGCTCTGGTGGTTTGTTGCCGTGGTGACGAGGTGCGAGGCTGGCGACCGTATATATAGAGGCGGGGAACGGGAGACCAGGAgggggtggtgtggtgtggtgtagTGCGGTTGTTTGGTGTTTGGAAGATTAGGTTTTGATTCGCGGCGCCCTCTCCTTTTGGCCTTTAAGGTGGCGGTCAAGTACGATGTAGTTCTGGTTCGCAGTGCTGCTGCTGACGGGGAGTTGTTACACCCACTGGTCTAGCGTAGCGACCACCATTCAGATTTGTAGAGGCTGGGTGTGCTACGGCTCGATTCACCGTGCCCAACAATCATCTTACCAATTCTTTATATTTCTAAGTGGGATAAGCTATATTTCTAAGTGGGATAAGCTATAGACCACCCGAGTGATTTTAAGCTCTGCTCACTCAAATTTTTCTTTCTCCCCATTTGCACGCTTTCTTCTCCAAGCTTTCTTCTCCAACTTCAGCCAAAATCCGGCGAGATTAGGAGCGCCGGGGTTAGGGGTTCAGGATTTCCGGGGTGGGTGCTCACCGGCGGTCCTAGAGGGAAGGCTGGCGGTGGTAGGCCGGCCTAGCAGAGGTGGCGGGCACGGGGGCAGTGAGGCACGGTGGCGGGGGCGCTGCCGATCGGATGGTGGTGGAGGGTGGTTGGGCGGTGCTGGGGCGAgggggacgacggcggtggcggtgggagatggcggcgggagAGGTAGGAAGGCAGCCGGCCCACCCGCGCCGGACGGGTGGGGGAAGGACTAGGCGGCGGGTGGCAGGAGGTAGAAGAAAAGGTCGAGAGGTAGAGAGGTAGAAGAAGAAGCGCCGGCCGTCGAATGCAAATCGGATGGCTCTAAAGTCGAGTAAGGGAAACCTCTATTTCACCCGTGTGAACATGGACAGTCCCTTCTAGGTTGCTATTGCGGATATTTCAAGGTCTCTAGTGGTAATCATTCATGCTCCAGATCGAAGCTATTGTAGAAAGGTTGGTTAACTCGATGTGCATTCAAGATGGTAGAGCAGGAAAAGGTTGTTGCTTCTTTCTCCTGGTAAAAAAAGGTTGAAGGGTCTACCTTTTGTCAGGGTGCAGTGCTAGTTCTGTTCAGTTGCCAATGAGAAAATGTTCTTGCTGTTTTAGCAGATGTGGACTGAATTTCATACCATATTTCGGTAACCTTATTATTGGAAAACATAGCTCCAGTGTGAAAGAAGTAATGAACCAATACATTTCCAAGCAAAAAAGAGCAAACAAAAGAACAGCACATGTATCACAAAGAAGATTGggactgaaactctgaaaggGACTGCGAAACAGAAAGCAAGAAAGCCTGCAACTCCAGACACCATTTCTGTTGGAAAATGCAACGCCTCATTCTATACAAATCTGCAAGTACATGACTTTGCAGTAGCAGAACCTCTCCAAAGCCTAAACCCACACTGTAGTCTGTACGTTTAGGAGTCAGTAGGTTCTTTGACAAAGTCAAGTCAATCTGGCCTTCTTTTTCCGCTCCAACAAACAATTACTCATCTTTCAGCCATTAGGTGACCAGGAGGCGACGCAGGTGTGATATGATTAGTTAGGGTCATTGAGCTAGCACACTCGCTTAGCTTCAATTTTTTGCTGGCGGCAATTAATTAATCTATGCCAGCTTTATCGCCGTACCGTCTGTCGGGGAAGATCCCGAGTATCCGTAAGAAAAAGATGGacttctactaggattcctctataattctaataggactcataccatataaTTCTACTatgtctcctcctcctcgtaaccgactagtaatcccaccctcTAAAGTATATAAACCaaggcaggggtccctagatcggtaggctaagacctcatagaaccacaatagaaACCAAATCATCAAGACCAAATAACACCCAAGagcaggacgcaatatacaacacaccaAACAGAACGTacggtattacgctactctaacGGCCCAAacctaaatccgtgtcttgtgtccacatttttaccttcgagttccaggttcgGTGATCCCTCACCGACCAATCTACTTTCTCAGGATaccctcagtaggttgctgggtataaaacaccgacatctggtgcaccaggtaggggcgatcgtcgagatcatcgggcgagcttgaatgacctcatcatcaagatcaatctactcaacaagaagcaagtcgccgagtCGGAGTTCCGAGTAGAAAAATCTACGCCGAGACAGAATCGATGCGCTCCGCGTTCCAGTCGAATACCGAGTCGGTTTCCATCGCATGCTGCTGCATGCGGCTCGTCGATCAAGACAGAGGCAATTCCGACTCAAGTTGGGAGATAAGGCAAATACAGGGACCCACGCCATAATTCCCATATAACAAAGATCTGTTACAGTCACACGCAGATTGAGGCACATAATCAGCTCTGACTTCCCAGATAACAAAGATCTGTTACAGTCACGCGCAGATTGAGGCACATAATCAGCTCTGACTACTTTCCGTGAAAAacaattttgagggatttgtgcTACACGCACATGGGAGGCTACCACAAAACCTCAAAATTATAGCCTAACATACACAGAAGATGTACGCGAGTACTGCTACCCCGACGTCCGGCCGCATCGAGTCgccgatgactacttcgactactcgtcttgactagaaaactagttgagaacggtctacttcgactactcgtctcgactagaaaactagttgagggcgggttccacatgatcaacaactagtcggaatcgactccgactagttgacTTCATCAACGATCGACACAGCTTCAccgacaatcatccacgaattaagctaagtcactttttaattactttataattttttcggcttgttttccgcatgtaGGGCAACGCGCCGAGTActtttgtgtacgcctctcgacgaaaattaccctctagagctacactttgccaattattcctggtACATGTTAACCGACatccatgggcttggtacaccaaattacggaggctatagctgtcgatgttttatacccggcaacctaccgaggggtatcccgaggtagtagattggttggtggaggatcaccggacctggaa is a genomic window containing:
- the LOC117836802 gene encoding laccase-3 → MARSGLVKLLCSSAFLLLCCFLLRGALAEERFYEFVVQETPVKRLCSSQKIITVNGQFPGPTIEVYNGDTLAIKAVNLARYNVTLHWHGLRQLRNGWADGPEFVTQCPIRPGGSYTYRFTIQDQEGTLWWHAHSSWLRATVHGALIIHPRRGLPYPFPKPHSEFPVILAEWWRRDPIAVLRQSMITGAPPNVSDALLINGQPGDLLPCSSQETSIIPVVAGETSLLRIINAAMNTELFVSLAGHKMTVVAADAMYTKPFETTVILLGPGQTTDVLVTAHAAPGRYYLAARAYASAQGVPFDNTTATAIFQYKNAPGCPTTTASAGAGAGAGAGMGGNTFNGPVGRSSRSSGHPGRTGPQPMLPFLPAFNDTNTATAFSNSLRSPHPVKVPGPVTQELFTTVGFGLFNCHPGPFCQGPNNTRFGASMNNVSFQLPNTVSLLQAHYHHIPGVFTDDFPSFPPVFFDFTSQNIPRPLWQPVKGTKLYRVRYGAVVQIVFQDTGIFAAEEHPMHIHGYHFYVLATGFGNYDPRRDAAKFNLVDPPSRNTIGVPVGGWAVVRFVADNPGVWLVHCHIDAHLTGGLAMALLVENGGSELEATMAPPLDLPICVL